The genome window CCCCCCCGTGAATGATGCCCTGCGACGCGATGGTCTGCCGCGACCCGAGCGCAGCGGCTTCGACGACCGCAATCAAGTACCCAGCCGCGTGAAGCCTGCACGCGGTCCACAACCCCGCGACTCCACCGCCGAGGATCACCACGTCCAGGTTGATGGTCTTCTCGGCGGTCATGCGGGCCCGGATTCTACAAGGACCACGGACCCGCCGACTTCCCCTCGCGCCAAGGATCCGTGCATGGGAAAGTGCTATGCCGAGATCGATGCCCGCCTCCGCGAGTTCATCCTGTCGCAGCACGTGTTCTTCGTGGCCACCGCGCCGCGGGGCGAGCAGGGACACATCAACGTTTCACCCAAGGGACTCGACTGCCTGCGCATCCTCGGGCCACAAAGCGTTGGGTACGTGGACTACACGGGCAGCGGCGTGGAGACCATCGCCCACATCCGCGAGAACGGCCGGCTCACCATCATGTTCTGCGCCTTCGAGGGCTCGCCCAATATTGTCCGGCTCTACGGCCGTGGCCGCGTTGTCGAGGCGCCCGATCCGGAGTTCCCGGCGCTGTTCGAGCGGGGCGCCTTCCCCCGCCTCACCACCGCACGCTCGATCATCGTGTTGGACATCAACCGCATCGCGGATTCGTGCGGCTTTGGCGTCCCGAGATACCAGTACGTCGGCGAGCGTGACCAGTTGGTAACTATGGGCGATCGCAGAGGCCCCGACGGCCTCGCCGCCTACCAGCGGCAGAAGAACGCGGCCAGCATCGATGGGCTCCCCGGACTCAGGTCGGCAACCGCCGACGACGGCGGTCACGCCTGACTCCCGGGGCGGCTACGGTCGGGGCATGGAATACCGCCAACTCGGCCACTCGGGCTTCAAGGTTCCTGTCCTGTCCTTCGGCGCCGCAACCTTCGGCGGCGGCACCGAGTTCTTCAAGGCCTGGGGCGCCAGCGATGTCGCCGAGGCGACGCGCCTGGTGGATATCTGCCTTGAGGCCGGTGTCACGATGTTCGACACCGCCGACATCTACTCAAAGGGGCTCTCCGAGGAGATCCTCGGGCAGGCCATCAAGGGCCGGCGCGACCAGGTACTGATCTCCACCAAGGGCACCTTCAGGTTCGGCGAGGGCCCGAACGATGTCGGCTCCTCGCGACACCACCTCACCAGCGCGATCGACGCCAGCCTCAAGCGACTCCGCACCGACCGGATCGACCTCTACCAACTTCACGCGTTCGACGCCCTCACGCCGATCGAAGAGGTCCTCGGCACCCTGGACGACGCCGTTCGCGCGGGGAAGATCCGCTACATCGGCTGCTCGAACTTCTCCGGGTGGCACCTGATGAAGTCGCTCGCGGTCTCCGAGAAGTACGGCCTGGCCCGCTACGTCGCCCACCAGGCGTACTACTCTCTGATCGGTCGCGACTACGAGTGGGAACTGATGCCCCTGGGCCTCGACCAGCGCGTCGGCGCCGTCGTGTGGAGCCCGCTTGGCTGGGGCCGTCTCACCGGCAAGATCCGGCGGGGCCGCCCGCTCCCGGAGACCAGCCGGCTGCACAGCAAACTGTCGATCGACAACGGCCCCCCGGTGGCCGACGAGTACGTGTACAGGGTCGTCGAGGCGATCGACGAGGTCGCCGCGGAACTCGGCGGCGGGAAGACCGTCGCCCAGATCGCCCTCAACTGGCTGCTCCAGCGCCCCACCGTCGCGACGATCATCATCGGCGCGCGCAACGAGGAGCAACTCAGGCAGAACCTCGGCGCCGTCGGGTGGAACCTCACGCCCGAGCAGGTGGCGAGGCTGGACGCCGCGAGCGCCACGGACCGCGCGTACCCCTACTGGCACCAGCGAGGATTCGCCGAGCGCAACCCGAGCCCGGTCTAGCGCTACCGGCTCCCCAGCGCGGCCTGCAGAATCGCCCCCGTCTCCGCCAGGTCCGTTCGCTTGGTCATCACCCGGATCACGAGGCGCTCTGCATCAACGCGGGTCTCGCCAAGCGACACCAGGGCCCCGACCGCCTCTTCCGCGGCCGGCGACAAGGCGCTGCTTCCGCCCCCCGCCCGCCGGCCGGTGCCCGCGCCCGGCACCGAGTCCAGGTCGGCAAACCCATCGGCCTTGCCGTGCAACTCGGCGATGATCGTCTCCGCAAGCCGCGGCCCGATCTTCGGCAGCTCCTTGAGCGACCGGGCATCCCGGTTGGTGATCGCCGCGGCGATCGCCCCCGGCTCCAAGGCCATCGCGTTGAGCGCCCGCTTGGTCCCCAGCCCCTTTACGGTTGTGAACAGTTCAAAGAACTCTCGTTCCCGCGGCGTGGCGAACCCCAGCAGGCGAGGCGCAAACGAAGATCCCTGGTCCGGCGATTCCAGGTACTGCAGTGTGTGCAGCGTGATCGGCCGCCCGATGGCGCCGTCGCCAGTCAGGCGAACGGCAAGGTAGTGCGGCAGCAGCACCTGGTAGGCGATCGGCCCCGGCGCGCCGTCGGCATGGAGCGGCACAACGGTTGCGGAGTGGTCGTCGATCGACTCAAGCAGGCCGGTAAGGCGGAGGATCATGGTGGGGTCAGGGTACCAGCCTGATGCAGCCGGGGAGCCTGGCGCAGAACTTGCGCTGGACGGCCCGATTCGGGTGCGCATCCCGCGTGGGTCGATGACTACCCGCCGGAGGGGGGCAGGATTGGCACGATGACCGCGATACCAGGCAGTACCGGAAATCTCGCCCCGATTCACAATCCTCCACCCGCTCCTCCGGGGATCGGGCGAACGCGCCTCAGGCTCGTGCCCGCGCGGGAGGGGGTGCTTCCCCGCACCGGCGTGCTGCTGGTCGGAACCGAGGCGACCATTGCCAGCCTCAGGCTGCAGTTGGGGCATCTTGATCCCGAGCCGGTTGTTGCCGGCTGCGTCCCGATCGGGGTGGATGGCCACACTGAGATCGCGGGCCTGCCCGCGCTTGGCCGCCTCGAGGACCTGCCGTCGATCCATGCCCGCTACCGCCTCACCGTGGCGCTCATCTGTCTGCCCGGGATGACCCAAGAACTGGAAACCCGGCTCCGAGGTGTCTTCCGGACCATCGGGGTTGACATCAAGGTGGTCCCGGCGCTGGAAGAGATCCTCCGGGCCGCCGGACCCCGCGCAGTTGCGGATGGGGGGGGACCGGGGGAGGGGGGGGGGCCCCCTGGGGCTGCCACGACGGACCGGGCCCGGAGGTACCGCCCGCCTCCTCCGTTGGACCTGGCGAAACTGGTCGGCCGCGAGCCCTATGGGCTGGATGAGCAATCGGTCCGCCGCACCCTGGCCGGAAAGCGGATCCTTATTACGGGCGCGGGCGGCAGCATCGGGTCCCACTTGGCCCGAGTGGCCGCGGCCTTCGAACCCTCTCAACTGGTTCTGATGGAACGGGCGGAGAACGCCCTCTTCGAGATTGACCGGACGATGGGGGAGCGGCACCCCAATGTGCCCCGACGGGCGGTGCTCCACGATGTGGTCGATGAGGCCGGCACCCGCCGGCTGCTCAGCGAGATCCGTCCCGAAGTGGTCTTCCACGCGGCCGCCCACAAGCACGTCCCCCTGATGGAGGACCACCCGGGTCACGCCGTCACCAACAACCTGTTCGGCACCAAGTCCATCGCCGACGCCGCGGCCGAGGTCGGGACCGAGCGGTTCGTCATGATCTCCTCAGACAAGGCGGTCAACCCGCGGTCGGTGATGGGGGCGACCAAGCGCCTTGCGGAGATCTATGTCCGTTCCCTTGCCGCCGGTCGCGCAGGCCCGAAGCCAACCGGACGGTTCAGTATGGTCCGGTTCGGCAATGTCCTGGGTTCGGCGTGCAGCGTTCTCAACATCTGGGCGACCCAGCTTGCCGAGGGCGGACCGCTGACCGTGACCGATCCGCGGATGACCCGCTACTTTATGACCATCCCCGAGGCGGCGACGCTGGTCATCCAGTCCGCGGCGATCGACCACGATCCCCTCCTCGCCCCTGTGTACGTCCTGGACATGGGAGCCCCAATCAGCATCGTCGATCTCGCCAGACGGTACATCCGGGCGTCGGGTCTCGTTCCACAAGTGCATGGAGATTCGGAGGTTACAGATCCAGGCGAAGTCGTGGAAGTCGTCTTCACAGGCACGCGCCCGGGCGAGAAACTCCATGAAGAACTCGCCTACGCCGCCGAGGCCCTGCAGCGAACGCAGTACCCCGGGATCAACACGTGGGCCGGACCGGCGCCCGAGGCCTCCGGGGGACTCGATGCGGATTCGGCGATGATCGATGAGTTATCAGCCGTCCGGACCTGCTCTGACCGGGCCGAAGTGCTCGCCGCGATCCGCCGGTACATTCCCGGACTCCCGGGCGGCCAGTAATGATAGGATTGTGTTTGGTTCTTGCAAGAGAACAGTGGGGAAGCGGTAGAATGTGCCGATCCATTCATGGAGCCTTAACCGTCTGAGTCAGGCGGTGAAAGTTCGAGCGGAGTCTCGGAGCCGGCGCCCAGGAAGGCGACGGTGTGGGTGGGGTGGCTCGTGAGGAGAACACGCGGCATGGACACGAACGGCAGGCAGCGGGTGCTGAACGAGGCGATCGAGGCCCGGGCACGTGCAGAGTCGTTGCTGTTGGATCTGGCCAAGTCCCGGTCCGAGTGTGAGGAGTTGCTCCGGAAGTCGGGCCGGACCGACGCCGTCAAGAGCGTGACCGGCCAGTCTGCGATCGACCGGGCGATTGATGAGGCCCGGCGGACGATGGACGTGCTGGAGCGGCAGATCAGCGAACTCCGGGGGGAGATGGCCATGGCGGGTGAGTTCGGGGCCGGGGACATGCGCGATGTCGTGGCGGCGGTCGAGGTCACGGTTGGCCGGTTTCGCCCAGCCGACCTGTACCGCGCCGGAGCCTGACCTCGGAGATTGATGATCGATGGGGTGTACCAACCGGACCGGCCCTCGGGCCGGTCTATTCGTTGACCCGGTCACAGTCTGATCGTCTACGCGTTGTCCTAGGCTGGGGGCATGAACGACTCCATCAACCATGTGGCCCCGGCAGCGACCTTGCGGATCAAGCGGATCTCAGATCGAGCGACGCTTCCTGCGTACCACTCAGCCCTCGCGGCGGGGATGGACTTGGCCGCGTGCCTGTCCGCCGAGGAGGAGGCGGCAGGTGGGATCGTGCTGACGCCAGTCGCCGCGGGAGGACGACCGGTCCTCATCCGATGCGGATTCGCCATGGCTCTGCCGGGGGGGTTCGAAGCCCAGGTCCGGCCCCGCTCGGGGCTCGCAACCAAGTTCGGGGTGACGATGCCCAACGCGCCCGGAACGATCGATGCGGACTACCGGGGAGAGGTGATGGTTCCCTTGATCAACCTGGGTCCGGCGGAGTTCGTGGTCGGGCACGGTGTCCGGATCGCTCAGATGGTGATTGCACGGGTCGAGCACGCGCGGATCGCCGAGGTTGACGAACTTGAAGTGACCGTGCGCGGCGCGGGAGGGTTTGGCAGCACGGGACTTGTGAGCGCAGGACAAGGCTAGCGCGCGTCGATGTTCATGGCATGTTCGCGTGGAGCAGGAACCCTGGTTGCTCCAAGTGCCTCTGGTTATTGACGTTGCAATCGTGGGTGACGATGGTAAGGTACAGAGAGCAGGGTGTGGGTCAAAGGGGGGCCGGACGCATTCGCGGCCGGCGGTGGTGAATCGTGCGCCCCATGGTGGGGTTCAACGGAGGAGCAAAAAGAATGAAGAGCCGTTCTTGTGCTCGCGGGGCTGCCGCGGCTGCGATCATTGCGTCGGCGGCGGGCGTCGCCATGGCCGGACCGGACGTCATCGTCGGCGAGTTGCCGGATCTGCAGAACTACGGCGGATCGGGTGGCAAGCACGCATACGCGGTCGGGACCACCTCCTGCAATATCGGCGACCAGGTGCTCGACTGGTACTCCGGGACGAACCAGCACCCGGTGATCTCCCAGAACCTATACCGGCTGATGAACGGGCGGTTTGAACAGATCGGCCAGGCTTGGCTCAAGCACGGCTTCTGCTCGCTGCAGGGGAACGTGTGCAACACGTGCAACGGCGACGGCAACGGCTGCAACGGGCTGGGCACCAACTGCTCAGACCCGTACAGCTCGGGCCTGAACGGCACGCAGAGCGGCCTGGGCCCCAAGAGCGAGGTGAACGCGGCGACCGGGTTCTTCCCCTATCCGTGGATCAACAACGGCTCGGGTTCGGGGACGCTCTTCAAGCGGCTCCAGGCGAACGACTCCGACCTCGGTCTCGCCGGCGCGCAGTACTTTGTTTCGAGCATGTACGTGCAGCCGCAAGATGCGCTCGCGGGCAACGACAACAACAACGAGTCGTACCGGCAGGTGACCATCGGCGGCGCGCCCAACTACACGATGTCGCTGACCGGCGCCACCCAGCGCATGAAGCCGGGCATCCAGGCCTGGAAGGACATGGACGCCTCGGTCACGCTGACGAACGTGGACATCGCGGGCGACGGTCGCTTCATCATCGGCAGCAAGGCGACCAGCCTGGGCGGCGGCCAGTACCGGTACGAGTACGCCGTGATGAACCTGAACTCCGACCGGAGCGGGCAGTCGTTCTCGATCCCGCTGCCGTCGGGGGCGGTGGTGTCGAACACCGGGTTCCACGACGTCGACTACCACTCGGGCGAGCCGTACTCGGGAACGGACTGGTCCCCCGCGGTGACCTCGTCGGCGATCACCTGGTCCACCCAGACGTTCGCCCAGAACGCCAACGCCAACGCGCTGCGCTGGGACACGATCTACAACTTCCGCTTCGACTGCAACGTTGCGCCGGGCAGCGGCGGGGCGACGATCGGCCTGTTCAAGTCCGGGAGCCCCGCGTCGGGCGCAGGTCTGGCGATTATCCCCGGCGGCGGCCCTCTGCCTCCTCCGTCGAATGACAACTGCGCAAACAACCTCACGGTCAGCAACGGCACCACGTCGTTCGATACCACGGCCGCGACGACGGACGGCCCGGCCGAGACTCTGTGCAATGTCTCGAGCAGCGACCAGATCGGCCAGGACATCTGGTTCAAGTACGTCGCCACTGGTACCGGCAGCACG of Phycisphaeraceae bacterium contains these proteins:
- a CDS encoding polysaccharide biosynthesis protein, translated to MLPRTGVLLVGTEATIASLRLQLGHLDPEPVVAGCVPIGVDGHTEIAGLPALGRLEDLPSIHARYRLTVALICLPGMTQELETRLRGVFRTIGVDIKVVPALEEILRAAGPRAVADGGGPGEGGGPPGAATTDRARRYRPPPPLDLAKLVGREPYGLDEQSVRRTLAGKRILITGAGGSIGSHLARVAAAFEPSQLVLMERAENALFEIDRTMGERHPNVPRRAVLHDVVDEAGTRRLLSEIRPEVVFHAAAHKHVPLMEDHPGHAVTNNLFGTKSIADAAAEVGTERFVMISSDKAVNPRSVMGATKRLAEIYVRSLAAGRAGPKPTGRFSMVRFGNVLGSACSVLNIWATQLAEGGPLTVTDPRMTRYFMTIPEAATLVIQSAAIDHDPLLAPVYVLDMGAPISIVDLARRYIRASGLVPQVHGDSEVTDPGEVVEVVFTGTRPGEKLHEELAYAAEALQRTQYPGINTWAGPAPEASGGLDADSAMIDELSAVRTCSDRAEVLAAIRRYIPGLPGGQ
- the dut gene encoding dUTP diphosphatase, with translation MNDSINHVAPAATLRIKRISDRATLPAYHSALAAGMDLAACLSAEEEAAGGIVLTPVAAGGRPVLIRCGFAMALPGGFEAQVRPRSGLATKFGVTMPNAPGTIDADYRGEVMVPLINLGPAEFVVGHGVRIAQMVIARVEHARIAEVDELEVTVRGAGGFGSTGLVSAGQG
- a CDS encoding pyridoxamine 5'-phosphate oxidase family protein: MGKCYAEIDARLREFILSQHVFFVATAPRGEQGHINVSPKGLDCLRILGPQSVGYVDYTGSGVETIAHIRENGRLTIMFCAFEGSPNIVRLYGRGRVVEAPDPEFPALFERGAFPRLTTARSIIVLDINRIADSCGFGVPRYQYVGERDQLVTMGDRRGPDGLAAYQRQKNAASIDGLPGLRSATADDGGHA
- a CDS encoding aldo/keto reductase; translated protein: MEYRQLGHSGFKVPVLSFGAATFGGGTEFFKAWGASDVAEATRLVDICLEAGVTMFDTADIYSKGLSEEILGQAIKGRRDQVLISTKGTFRFGEGPNDVGSSRHHLTSAIDASLKRLRTDRIDLYQLHAFDALTPIEEVLGTLDDAVRAGKIRYIGCSNFSGWHLMKSLAVSEKYGLARYVAHQAYYSLIGRDYEWELMPLGLDQRVGAVVWSPLGWGRLTGKIRRGRPLPETSRLHSKLSIDNGPPVADEYVYRVVEAIDEVAAELGGGKTVAQIALNWLLQRPTVATIIIGARNEEQLRQNLGAVGWNLTPEQVARLDAASATDRAYPYWHQRGFAERNPSPV